The DNA window TAATCCGTTACTGTCCTACTGGCTCCGGCCCCGATTCCGACCATTTTCCTGACCTCAGGAAAATGGTCATCAGAGTTGATACCGGAGTTGTTACAGGCATCAATGGCTTTGAGTATGACAGCCTCAAAATTCTCCCACTTTCTATATTCCAAAACGGGCATCAAATCCCGCGCCGACCAGAACTCCCGCCCTTCATCCGTGGTTTGACGAATCTGTTCAAATGTCTTGTGGTGTTTGTCTTGTATCTTGCTCATTGTCTTGCCTCCCTTCAAAACACACATCTTCAATCCCCATCGCCGGATGAAACGCTGAGAAGCAGGTCGGTAAGGCGTGTGTTGACGTAGTAGTTGTTCCTGCCCTCTTTTGACTCCTTAACAAACCCGCGCTCCGCGAGTTGCTTAAGATACTTGCGCGCCGTCTGCCTGCTGGTCTTCAAATCCTTCTCAACATACTCAATGCGGGTGTAAGGATGACGAAACAGGTTGTTGAGCAAATCCTGCGAATAAATTTTCGGAAGTTCATCGCGCATACGGTTTTTGTATTCAGCCATCAAGTTACGAATACCTTCCACAAGTTCCAGCGTGTTCCGCGCCGTGGCGGTAACCGACTTCAGCATATAGACAACCCACTCCTCCCACGCGCCTTCATTCCGCACGGCTTGAAGCAGGCGGTAATAGTCCGACTTGGTTCTGTTGATTGCCCGGCTCAGATAAAGGATGGGACTGTCAAGCAATCCGGCATGGGTGAGATACAGCACATTGAGTATGCGCCCTATCCTGCCGTTTCCGTCCGGAAAAGGGTGAATGCTCTCAAACTGGTGATGAATGATCGCCATCTTTACAAGCGGGTTAAGGTTACAGG is part of the Candidatus Dadabacteria bacterium genome and encodes:
- a CDS encoding Fic family protein; translated protein: MTERVGKYEIPLLPPQADLKTTPVMDALVDARGALGDLNGRAISLPNPTILLNTLFLQEALASSEIENIVTTQDEVFRVEVLPGKRGAVEAKEVARYREAMQLGYNAWKKNRFISENMLIDMFRLLKQREDGYRKTSGTVIRNERTGETVHTPPQSEREVVEHMRNLERFINDDPPCNLNPLVKMAIIHHQFESIHPFPDGNGRIGRILNVLYLTHAGLLDSPILYLSRAINRTKSDYYRLLQAVRNEGAWEEWVVYMLKSVTATARNTLELVEGIRNLMAEYKNRMRDELPKIYSQDLLNNLFRHPYTRIEYVEKDLKTSRQTARKYLKQLAERGFVKESKEGRNNYYVNTRLTDLLLSVSSGDGD